TAGTTTGACTGCTATCTTTGAGCGTTTAGGGATTGCTAATTGGGCGAAGAAAATAGTTTACCTCACTTGTGATAAGTCACATAACTTTTGCTTGTGGCATGAAAGTCTGCTGAATCGTCTGCACCTTCACTGCGTTGATAACTTCGTGTGTGATGTGCATTGTCTTCCTCATAAACTCAAACACTGTTCATGTGTGTTTGAAAACAATGCATTGGCTAACTCTTTCAGTACACAAATATGGTTGATATATTGGTTTTGCGCAAGTGTACCCAATGACAAGAGAAAACTCCCTCACATTAGTGAGGAACTTGATCTTATTGttgcaaaatttaataattttcccaGAGACTCATTCATTACCTTCTATTTGGATGCATTATTAGCAGTGTTCAAGGATTGGGATGTTTTAGTTCCTATTATAAAAACGAAGCAAAGGAGACCACGTAAAATCCAGACATTGGTCGGAAAGATCCGTCCATATATCGCTACGCACAGTTTTATCTACGAGTTGGccatttttattgacattttccTGTACTTAGATTGCTTTTCGAAGAAATTAAAGCTAGAAGACACATTACCCTATGAAGCTCATGAAGAATTTCAGCGTGTCTCCTGTTTGATTCCAGTTTCGGCCGACGGGGAGGGACCCGTAGCAGAATCAGTGAAGAAAGAGTTGGAAAACGATCACAGCACCTTTAGAGGGATTGAAATGGAAGTGGATATAGAGCTAGGTCAAGTTATAGAAGAACTCGGCGAGCTGAAAGAAGCCTTAACTTCACATTTTGCATTGTTGATGAAGGATGAATGTGTGCTGCAATGCACAGATATACTCAACACCAGTAGGTGGCCTCGAGATGAAGAACTCACGGAATATGGAAATAAAAACTTTGCGAGCTTGTTCTTCATGCTCGGCGGCAAAGAGGAAGATTTTCCAACCGCTTTTTCCGAGTGGCTCTCGTTAAAAGACCGCGTCGTCATAACATTTCCCGAGCCTCTGTTGCTCACACCCAAAGCTGCTGTCTTGAAGATGGTCGAAGAGTTCAAAGACACTCTTCCAGTTGTCACGGTTATGCTGAAGAAACTTTTGCTGCTGAGTTTCTCCAGTCCCGAAGTAGAGAAGGGATACATTGAAATGAACATGATTAAGACAAGTGGTCGCATGAACATGTCCCTTCCATCTCTTCAAAGTTCTATGTTCATAGTGATGAATGGCCCACCTGTGTCCAAGTTTAATCCCTTGCCTGCGTTTGAGCTGTGGTATTCTGATTGCAAGAGGAGGTACCGCAGAAGAACTGCGCAACCAGAACTTGAATGAATGTCTGGTTAGAATGTAGAATGGGGATACATTGGCGGTGTAATTTATTTATCACTGTTGGAAACTAGTTTTTTCTTAGTCTGGCCACACTTCTCTGTGGCAACTCTAGTAATTATCATCCTGTTTGACCAAAGTGATATGGAAACCACTCATTTAGAGacaccatacatttttttttaatggacttgaggttttttttttttttaattgcctcatttAGGACATTATTTTTGAACAGATGTATTTATGCTAAGTATTGCACTGCTTACTTTTAAATGTTGGTCTTTATGTTCACTTTTGGATGAACACTCTcgtgaaaaaagaaacaaaaaataatgtcaCCAATTGTCCAGTTAAATAAACAGCCATTAAAAAGGATTAAAAgattcatttaaatgcaaaataccATGCcaactgatttaaataaaatttaaactccaGTAAGGTGTTAAATTTATTCGTCAATCACTATAGAACATTAGAAGCTTCATTAATGTAAACATTAAGAGCAAACATGGGGCCATGTCAACAACATCTTTTGCTTTCTATCAAGATAGAAAACAAACCAGTCCCCAATTGGCAATCTACCCCTATTCTATACTCTTATCAAATTAATAATCATTATCTTCCCCTCTATCTCCCTCGAAAAACCTGTAATACAAAATTAGCATTCTCTATAGCAAGTATTTTTCCAGTTAAAGTAAAAGCTGTCTTATGCTTCTTAGTTCAGTGCTGGCTATGAAAAGCATGTTGTCTTAACTTAAAAAGAAATGAGAGGGAGAGGGATAACATAAGATTTTCATCCAATCGTGAATGAAAATTTATGAGCTGCTGTAGGCAAGGATGTTGTTCAAATTATGAGAGCAACAGTAggcttgaaatttttaattcatagGATAAGTATAATCAATCATTAATCCATatttaagtttgaaattaaatcagctttcaaaaatatttgttcaataagctttttatttttctgaagtttcTTCTATTCCTTCATTTTAGCTAAAATGTTCTTAGATATAAAGTACGTGTCAGTGTCACTCAGCGGTAATGAAAAGTAAGGTACTTTTCCTTTACAGGTATGTCTtttggtgcattttttatttttgacaattagGAATCCactacacatttcttcaaatatctcgaaaactaatttatgcagatactgccatttaccttcaCACGacagtattatttacgtaagtaaaactacatttacttctatactttaactatcgCTTGTTACTCTTCTAGTAACAaatatactgcttgaaaattcagttcaagattatttccatttaaatgttttagttttatcatgattagatatttttttaagagtggttttaataatttcttagaattcttatattaactggttcctggaagtaaagtatttgttttagatttcctacaatgtttctctgtcgataatttaatgcactatttttaccaaaagaaGGAgcatctttcaaaaaatatttttaattaacagcttaaaccgttctaaacactgcattttatttaatatgcagtGCTTTTCatgtagggcaaagaaaggaaaccattatcattgataacgtaaatcagggaaatttggtgaacttaatcagggaaaagtcaggaaacttttttttccagttcctgtcgccaccctgaaacaaaaaaattgaaaattacactatatatagaaagaaaaatgtattttacaataaaatttgaattgaaaatcatgtatatttattttgggcagtaaaattacctttttttaaaaaaaggagggggggggaggtattttcttttcattctttctttcttttttttcgacataaggtgaaaagcaaaatatttttatgatgacatattttcttacttctgatcaaatgaatgagtaaaaaaaaagaattaatatatagatattgaaacaataaacaagTATGTTAAAAAATTACTTGATTAATATAAAAGATTCAGAATTAATAaaggagtgaataaaatagtgaatgaataagaaaataagcaaatgaatgagtgaataagaaaattattaaacaaaatagtGTCAATAAATTAATTACTAAATATGAATATATAACTGATTTAGTAAACGAATGAATAagttaacaaaattaactatttcattttgcctcgTGCGTActtgtattaaacatttaaaataaaaacatgcctaatattaactaaataagtaccACATCTGGcatcagtagatctcaattagtgtttaaaatgttaattacgaaaaatttatcattttataatagcaaaaataatttttggctgACAACAAAACGTTACAGTTTGattaccaatttttgaaaattttttgtattGGATCATTCTTCAAgaagtgtaatttttctgttagtccgtggagtttgtgacaaaaatactcaaaacatttcacttccggataccagtctgaaattttgcacaatgcttatgtacatatctaagaacaaaaatccgccgggaggcatttgatcagaagtcatgaaccccctgtgatgacgtcaaCAAAATGGCCGCCTTTTTAAGAAAAGTACGTTCGTTTAACTACCTTgaactctattatggatcttaatattgcgatattaaaatatatcatttaaaagcgctttaaaagagctatttaatagtgattgaatttttttcctatcacAAACAGTTTAAGAATTATTACAATTAACATCATCAAAATGGCTGCCTGGAAAGGTATGTAcgtacgtttaactgcttagaactacattacagatctttatattgtaGTATTAATGTatatcatctgaaagagctttaaaagagctatttaacagAGACTGATTTTTCCTCCaaagacaagtagttttagagttattaaaatttccgtcatcaaaatggctgtcgtgaaaaggtgaaaagcttcgtttaactgctcaaaacgccattagaaatcattcttccATGAAAAATAGGTGCACTAaataaaaactctaaaataaactagaaaaatccccccccccccagtaaataGCTGTAACttaaaatttcactgcaataacgtaactacattaagggggaggggagggggatttaTCCTTGAACTGTTCCAACTGTTTCGTCGCATCTAACCCAcagtgaaacttttaattaaaaattccttaccggattaaatacacatatgtattgtcccataataattcacttctcTTGCAAGTGCGAACGACTGCCGTCTAGCGGCaagaatcagaacgactactcgatttttttcCCGTCAACAAGCTGTAACTTAGGATTGCAACCcgcctagctcgtttctttccagttctgctgCTCTCAGCAATAATTACttccatagtgatatgtttattattcagatataattttcaataactgaatatttgactggttaatggTGTAGCAAATTATATCAAATAAAGGTGagtcatataattctattacggtttgaaatcgataacttcgATTGTTCGTTCtatctagcattaaaattatcatataactTGCATTCATTCCTTTACGTCATTTTCAATAAGCAAAACGTATTACAAACtcccaatattttttagaataaatttttccctttcatttgttccatgtgacctcaaaataTTAACATAGCTTGCAATAATTTCTTTAATGTGCTTttggaaaagtaaaatatttaatgaattaagtgTTTGTAATCTAGGTCCCATCTACGCGCCCTGTTAAAATCAATTCAGTGGGCTATGCCGAGTGAGTATGGCGAAAATAAAAAGTAGGTCATGTTAGGTGGTCTCCACATAGAAATGACTGTTTCATCTGCAATAGGTATATggcttgaaggaagtggatgaactgaactcCTAGTAGAAACTCATGTAACAACATCGGGAAGAGCAGAAGGAATACTGAAAGTTTCGCATGTGAAGAGAAGTCGATACGCTCACGATTTTGCGGTAACCactctccaagttctgttagagaaagcgtatcaaaatcgaaaaAATATAGACGAAACATTTACAGACTGGGTTATGGGAAGATCAAAAGAATCGCCTcagtttaagtactggaagattaccatggagctagaatgtgtacttttaaatctggtgcgcactattcgtcaaggaaatttctcaggttttaatgtcactcttgagaacatatgtccataGATGTTTGCTCTTGATTATACAAATTATGCCCgatggccttcagtatttctATTCAATTGCAAGCAGTTACCagagatgcatccagctattttAAAGGAGTTTCATAGGGGAAATATATCTGGCTtcaaaactgagaggaaattttccaggatggcacacgaccatttgcatgagcaaaacaacaaattaatttaaaaatcatcaactaatctatcCCGTTTACGTCATATGAGGGATTCATTAATACAATGGATCgttgctggaccggaagttgtgcacatgattggggagtttgaagaaaatcagagcctgaagtctgacgtcactactgaaaagctagatactagatacatgaagatgctagaagcttttgtattcgATATGAAATTCAGGTTTCCAGAATAGTTGAAAcaattgaagaacacgggaatcctttcgaagatgacgatttaactgcagtaaacagcaataaaattattctctcggaagaaagtgccatttctgtgatgtcagcgctagccaattcaatacatttgtagaagatcgcttagtgttaagaaaattatccatatatgatgttattaaaagaaacaatctccgCTTGATGAGCAGAAAACCTGCCAAGCAACTCAATTgtatgtaaaagaattttttctcatgaaaacagctcgtgtccaccttctatatccaaccttggcaaatttaggaaaccaaagaaaaagtccgacgtagtttcttgtatcCTCCAATCTACTGGACTGGTTTTGACGGCTATTCCGGAACCAAATTGTTCATTGATGGGGCTGCACTGATTCACATGCTTTTTCCTTAGTCTACTCGAATTGTCCAACAATACTGCGATCAGATTGTGAAGCCGTCCATATTTATGAGACTAAAAATCgttcatagggtagatttagtttttgaccggtattcaaaaggaagttAGAAAAGTGACACGAGACAATCGAGAAGATCTGGACcaagaataagtattaaatccaatgttttgataccaaagtcatttactaaatttcttgcgaaagataaaaataaagaggagcttttcgaatttttggcagaaaatctcgtgaagatggatctaccagatgggaagcaggttgtTCGCACCTACAAAGACACTGTAATTGCTTCAGTCAAGAACTATTTTGAAACCATGTCTCCTGTGTCCTACGGAAAAGCCGATGCGATGCTATTCCTTTATATGCAGCATGCAATAGAACGGTGATATTAGCATGCAACTTGAGTCATGCTAATatcaccgtgaaaactgttgacagagataatgtagtgattgctatattccgagttccgaaactgcaagagctatgggtggagtatggaGAATATCTGCGGTATCTTTCCATCCACGTTTTGCTACGTAAAGTTCCACAAGGTGTACTAGATCTTCTGCCTTTTTTCCATGCTTTTACATTAGTTGATCCGGTGTTTAGTTTTGCCAGCGatggtaaaactaggtactgcatggaaaatgtggatggcgTTTAGAGAtgttaacaaagtttttttgtactatactaaagtacccgaAAGCATCATTGAAGACAATAAGCATTTCCTATTCATTCAGCGCTTCGTCGTCCTGACTTATCATTCATCAAGCTCAGTGGAAACCGTAAATGCggctaggagaattttcttcacccagcaaaacagaccagttgaaTGTATTCCACCGTCTAGCAACGTTCTTCTGCATCACCTAAAGAGAGCAATGTTGCAGTGTTCACTATGGACAAAAggtcttcagcaaaattttcagctcttggatccatgtcagtggggatggaaaaaaattggtgaagagtttgaacctctttggtatgcataccccgaaataacaattgagaaattacaggaacttatatcaagtgcaaagagatgtctacacgctgtcgatgcgtcaGATCTGAATTGCACACTTCttgtagttgtgagggtcagtgtaatacgtaaaactttccttaaaaaaacttattacagttttcgttataacaggtactttttctttgtattaaaatgtgtatttttcatctatttctcttaaatgtttaaaatgaaggcatgtttaacaaaattgttttattatacgctAGCATTATTAGTTGAGTCCTCGATCTATTTGgggcggtgactttgattatttctgcattttaacctccCTTTCATTCAGTTTACaggtaaaatactgacaaaaCGTGTTAAAGcatgaagtacaaatttaaatttaatgaaactggaaaggttcttttataatgcaggtatagcagtaaaaaattttactccaatatCGGCGAATACAaaaaagtcattgttttcctatcaattttcacgttgatattgtaataattattaaactatttgttttctttactaataattaagctcaaagtttgtctggacatctgtcgggatgtctgtccggatgtctctctgtgacgcgggtagcgcctaaaccgttcggcctattttcacgaaatttggcacagaattagtttgtagcataaaagtgtgcacctcgatttttcgaaaattcgattttattctttttctatttcaattttaagaacattttaccgagcaaattatc
This window of the Uloborus diversus isolate 005 chromosome 4, Udiv.v.3.1, whole genome shotgun sequence genome carries:
- the LOC129220261 gene encoding zinc finger protein 862-like → MSESGGHKRPLIINLLKKKDEKLSFAHESESGAQAEALSLCEPEAVPMTSHGVEESSFNCAEGGLLYEDVCSGSDWEQSDSENESPRYERTFQTHWRNTFPFIEYDAARKVMFCKVCKTFATGLSRNMPLVAGSNNFKITSIRFHEKSALHNKCQKLFENDSADLDSNILDLENERILQVLKSVYLAVQTKTPYNSFPVVCEALRKEGINIGSAYTSHYKIVPHFAKYIAESLEKELSKTLPIVPFFALILDSSVRRSVERHELVYIKYFDELEMKCRFISVIDSKDKTGDSIYSSLTAIFERLGIANWAKKIVYLTCDKSHNFCLWHESLLNRLHLHCVDNFVCDVHCLPHKLKHCSCVFENNALANSFSTQIWLIYWFCASVPNDKRKLPHISEELDLIVAKFNNFPRDSFITFYLDALLAVFKDWDVLVPIIKTKQRRPRKIQTLVGKIRPYIATHSFIYELAIFIDIFLYLDCFSKKLKLEDTLPYEAHEEFQRVSCLIPVSADGEGPVAESVKKELENDHSTFRGIEMEVDIELGQVIEELGELKEALTSHFALLMKDECVLQCTDILNTSRWPRDEELTEYGNKNFASLFFMLGGKEEDFPTAFSEWLSLKDRVVITFPEPLLLTPKAAVLKMVEEFKDTLPVVTVMLKKLLLLSFSSPEVEKGYIEMNMIKTSGRMNMSLPSLQSSMFIVMNGPPVSKFNPLPAFELWYSDCKRRYRRRTAQPELE